The Frondihabitans australicus genome includes a region encoding these proteins:
- the pstS gene encoding phosphate ABC transporter substrate-binding protein PstS, whose amino-acid sequence MNKKRIGSIAAIAAVAAIALSSCAANESSTPAASSTSTAKPVSGTINGIGSSAQGTAETTWIAGFQQANPDATVNYDPQGSGAGRTSFASGAANFAGSDAALADADLAGSFAACAAGTKGIDIPVYISPIAIAYNVSGVTDLTLDASTIAKIFSGKITKWNDPAIKALNSSATLPDASITVVHRSDDSGTTQNFTEYLSSQASSVWTAPASQTFPYKVGDAAKGTPGVASAVKNSTNSIAYIDDSGATGLSKAKLMVGSTATDISAKGAAAVVAKSPLVSGRAKNDIAVNIDRSLTAKGDWPIVLVSYLIACQNYKDAAVGKEVKAYAQYVTTPAAQTAAAGQAGSAPLSGSLSTKAQAAAATIK is encoded by the coding sequence GTGAACAAGAAGCGAATCGGCAGCATCGCCGCCATCGCCGCTGTGGCCGCGATCGCCCTCAGCTCCTGCGCCGCGAACGAGTCGTCGACTCCCGCCGCCTCGTCGACCTCGACCGCCAAGCCTGTCTCGGGCACCATCAACGGCATCGGCTCGTCCGCTCAGGGCACCGCTGAGACCACCTGGATCGCGGGCTTCCAGCAGGCCAACCCCGACGCCACCGTCAACTACGACCCCCAGGGCTCGGGCGCCGGCCGCACCAGCTTCGCCTCGGGCGCCGCCAACTTCGCCGGATCCGACGCCGCTCTCGCCGACGCCGACCTCGCCGGCTCGTTCGCCGCGTGCGCCGCCGGCACCAAGGGCATCGACATCCCCGTCTACATCTCGCCCATCGCGATCGCGTACAACGTCTCCGGCGTGACCGACCTCACCCTCGACGCCTCCACCATCGCGAAGATCTTCTCGGGCAAGATCACCAAGTGGAACGACCCGGCGATCAAGGCCCTCAACTCGAGCGCCACGCTCCCCGACGCCTCGATCACCGTCGTGCACCGCTCGGACGACTCGGGCACCACGCAGAACTTCACCGAGTACCTCTCGAGCCAGGCGTCCAGCGTCTGGACCGCTCCGGCCTCGCAGACGTTCCCCTACAAGGTCGGTGACGCCGCCAAGGGCACCCCGGGTGTCGCCTCGGCCGTGAAGAACTCGACCAACTCGATCGCCTACATCGACGACTCCGGCGCGACCGGCCTGTCGAAGGCGAAGCTCATGGTCGGCAGCACCGCCACCGACATCAGCGCCAAGGGTGCTGCCGCCGTCGTCGCAAAGTCGCCGCTCGTCTCGGGCCGCGCCAAGAACGACATCGCCGTCAACATCGACCGCTCGCTGACCGCCAAGGGCGACTGGCCGATCGTCCTGGTCTCGTACCTCATCGCGTGCCAGAACTACAAGGACGCCGCTGTCGGCAAGGAGGTCAAGGCGTACGCCCAGTACGTGACCACCCCTGCCGCTCAGACCGCTGCCGCCGGCCAGGCCGGCTCGGCGCCGCTCTCCGGCTCGCTGTCGACGAAGGCTCAGGCCGCCGCCGCCACCATCAAGTAA
- a CDS encoding NUDIX hydrolase, whose amino-acid sequence MSRDYGTLTRTGSATASTVVAAGAVCWRLVDGKVRVLLIHREHHHDVSLPKGKVDSGEATPETAVREIREETGYRVALGAPLGTAEYLLPGGRDKVVHYWAAEVDDEAFAAAGPFVPNDEVQLIEWVPLAKARAQLTYERDAEVLDRFADRVATDQARTFAIVALRHAKALSPGEWSGADATRPLAPAGRRQAKSIAPAIAAWAPQRIVSSTAARCLATVEPLSTRTHVGVKNTDDVSQDAYETGTDDVAGVVRKRLKKRVSAVVCSHGPVLPEVIRQVSAQTKGGHRLDLRRFSSLGTGDYTVLHVSVGDGTLVAVETHGPTV is encoded by the coding sequence GTGAGCCGCGACTACGGCACGCTCACGCGCACCGGCTCCGCCACGGCCTCGACCGTCGTGGCCGCTGGCGCAGTGTGCTGGCGCCTGGTCGACGGCAAGGTGCGCGTGCTCCTCATCCACCGCGAACACCACCACGACGTCTCGCTGCCCAAGGGCAAGGTCGACTCCGGCGAGGCGACGCCCGAGACCGCAGTCCGCGAGATCCGCGAGGAGACGGGTTACCGCGTGGCGCTCGGCGCGCCGCTCGGCACGGCCGAGTACCTCCTGCCCGGCGGCCGCGACAAGGTCGTGCACTACTGGGCAGCCGAGGTCGACGACGAGGCCTTCGCCGCCGCGGGCCCGTTCGTTCCGAACGACGAGGTGCAGCTGATCGAGTGGGTCCCGCTCGCCAAGGCCCGGGCCCAGCTGACCTACGAGCGCGACGCAGAGGTGCTCGACCGCTTCGCCGACCGCGTGGCCACCGACCAGGCGCGCACCTTCGCGATCGTGGCCCTGCGTCACGCGAAGGCGCTGTCTCCGGGCGAGTGGTCGGGTGCGGATGCGACCCGGCCGCTGGCTCCTGCGGGCCGCCGCCAGGCGAAGAGCATCGCGCCGGCCATCGCGGCCTGGGCCCCGCAGCGCATCGTGTCGTCGACGGCGGCACGCTGCCTCGCGACGGTCGAGCCACTGTCGACCCGCACGCACGTCGGCGTGAAGAACACCGACGACGTGAGCCAGGACGCCTACGAGACGGGCACCGACGACGTCGCCGGCGTGGTCCGCAAGCGCCTCAAGAAGCGCGTCAGCGCCGTGGTGTGCAGCCACGGGCCGGTCCTGCCCGAGGTGATCCGGCAGGTCTCCGCGCAGACGAAGGGGGGCCACCGGCTCGACCTGCGGCGGTTCTCCTCGCTCGGCACCGGTGACTACACGGTGCTGCACGTCTCCGTCGGCGACGGCACTCTCGTGGCCGTCGAGACGCACGGGCCGACCGTCTAG